From the genome of Pseudarthrobacter sp. NIBRBAC000502772:
TGGGAGGACCTCGTGGTCCAGCCGAACTGGTCGTATTTGTACCGCCAGATGAGGCCTCCCACCAGCACCACCACCATGACGAACGGCAAGACGCCCCACAGCACAATGTCCAGGGCGGAGAGTTCGGCGGCGGAGCTGGGCTCGGTTTCGAAAGTCAGCATGGTCAGGCCCCCTTCACGGGCAGCAGCCGCGGATCGTAGGGGTCCAGGCCCACGGCTTCGGTGGGCGGACCGTAACCGGCCATCCGCATGACGGCCTGCTCGTCGGCGGGGGATTTCCCGGGCAGGGTGGCGCAGATGGCCTGGAGGATGCACGCATGCGGGAGTTCGTCCCGCAGCAGGCCAAAGCGGAGCATCTCAAGGCTCGCGCGGTACCGGATCAGCAAGTCACGCCCCGCCGCTAAGTCCACCAGTGCGGCGTATTCCAGGACCATCGGCAGGTAGTCAGGCAGTTCTCCGTGGGTGTCCACCAGGATGTCGCTTTGACGGTAGGCCTGTTTGAAGGCGCCCAGGACTTCGCCGCGGCGCCGGGTATCCCCGTCGGTCCAGTAGGACAAGTGGAGGGCATGGCGCCGGCCGAGGTCGAACTCGCGAACATAGTGGGCCTGGATCTCCATGGGCGGCGTGGATTCCAGCCGGTGCAGGACCTCCTGGAAGTCCGCCACGGTGCCGGGAAACTCGGCCAGCGCGGCGCGCATCAGCGGGACCCGGCCGATGAGTTCCTCGTCCGGGTAGGACAGGCACCAAGCTGCCGCGAGGTAGAGGACCTGAAGACGTCGGGTCACGGCTGCTCCCCCGATGCCGGGGTTCCGGCCGCGCCGCCGGTTGCCCTGGGAAGCGGAGGCTTCTCCGGGAACAGCCCCGAAGGGGCGCCGGTACCGTCCCAGTTAAGCAGGTTTACCCTGCCGCGCAGGGTGGTTTCGCCGGGCGCGGAGCCGGAGGTCTGCCGGTCCCGAAGTGCGTTGAAAGTCTCCACCGCCACCGGGACGGGCCTTCCGCTGGCCTCACCGAACGGTGAGGAGTCCTGCATGCCCGGGCCCCCGTCGAAATCAAGTGAACA
Proteins encoded in this window:
- the narJ gene encoding nitrate reductase molybdenum cofactor assembly chaperone, whose product is MTRRLQVLYLAAAWCLSYPDEELIGRVPLMRAALAEFPGTVADFQEVLHRLESTPPMEIQAHYVREFDLGRRHALHLSYWTDGDTRRRGEVLGAFKQAYRQSDILVDTHGELPDYLPMVLEYAALVDLAAGRDLLIRYRASLEMLRFGLLRDELPHACILQAICATLPGKSPADEQAVMRMAGYGPPTEAVGLDPYDPRLLPVKGA